The Chloroflexota bacterium DNA window TGATCCAGGACATGCAGTTGCTGATAGCATAGTCCCGAGCATCCTCCAGTGGTATGCCCTTTCCCAGCAGATAGGGAATCATCATCTTATCATTGAAGAAGGCCGGCTGGGCCACCCCTGTCCTCTGGGTATCGATGGCTCTTAGCACCAGATCCTTAGGTATCCGGTCATGGTATCGGAAGCAGAGAGGTGGCTGCACCGAATGCAGTTCCTTGGTGGCATCCAGGATAATGTGGGACATCTCATTGCTCACATCATTGCCTTCCTGGTCCACTCCTCCCAGGGTGATATTCTGCCAGGCCAGCCCGCCCCCAGCAGAGCCGAAGAGCCGCGGTGGATGGATAAATCCCATCTCCTCAAACTTGATCCACAGCGACTCCACCAGGTTCAAGGCCTCCTCCCTGATGGTCCTCCCCTCCTCGATGTCCTTCTTGTAGTAGGGGTACATGATCTTATCCAACCTCACCCCGCAGCCCACCGACGGCAATTCCAGGAAGCCGACGATGAGGTGGATAAGGAAGAAGCACTGCATGGCTTCATGCAGTGTCCCGGCCGGGTTTTCCGGTACCCAGTCGCAGATATCAGCTAGCTTCTCCAGCCGCTTTTTCTCCTGAGGGTCTTTGGCGGTCTTGGCCTTCTCTCTGGCCAGCGCTGCATATCTCTTAGAGAAATTGATGGTGGCCTCCAGGGAGATGATCGCCGCCTCCAGAAACCTCTTCTGCTCCAGATAGTCCCTGGCATCTATGTCAGGGTCGGCCTCGATCTCCTTCAGCTTCTCCTTTGCTTCCTGGATGATGCCCTTAAGGCCCACGCGCAGTATCTTCTCATAGTTGGGCAGCACCATATCCCAGGTATAGCTGAAAACTGTTACTGGGGTATAGGCTGTATAGGGCTTGACGCTGTCGGGCACCAGGTTCCGCTCCATGCCGTGAACCGATATCTTCTTCCAGTACTTGTGGAGCTCCTTCAGTTCCTTCTTCCCGGCATCGTCTAGAAGGTGCTGGTACTCGTTGTCCAGTGCCTTCTCCAGCCACCTCCAGGCCAACTCTGGGTAAAGAGGCAAAGAATGGGGGTCACTGGCCATATTGCCTACCAGGCGCTCCTTGGGCTGGATATAAATAGTCATGTTCTCCAGGATCTTCTTCAGGGCCTTGGCCCTCCTGAGCACCATCGGTTCCCCTTCCGTCTCCTTGTAGGACTCCGTTATCAGGCGGGCCCTCTCCAGGCAGACCTTCACCTCCGACCGGTAGCCCGCGTCCATATCAATCCTCTCCCGGCCCCGGTAGAGACCCTTCACCGCCTTAATACATACGTTCTCTTTTAGCTCCTTGATTGCGGCATCCACGACCGCACCTCCTCAGGACTGTGTTTATTCCAGTATAGCACATACTAGCCACGAACCCCAAACCTGCGAGCGTCGCCGCGCCCCCACAACCAGCCACGGGCACTTCTGCCATACATCCAAGTCATGGTGATCCTTCCCAAAAAGAATGCCGCCGCATGCGACCGTGCCCATCTAATGATAAGTCAAAAGGAAATCGGAGGGTGGCACAAGCTTATTATTCGCTGCTGGCTCATTCCCATCCCTATGGACTCTGCCTTGGTGCAACACCGCGACGTGAAGTGAGCCAGACGCCGGCGTAACAGTGACAACATTGTATACGATCCTGAGGCAAAAGCCTTTCTATCTGCGGCTCTTTCTATTTGTGGCATGGTGGATAATACAGCTATAATTAGGTGAAAGGCCTTCATGGATTCGGCATGCGTTACAATACCCTTTTCTTCTTTCTGTTTATCGTTGTCCTATCGCTCGCCCTTCTGGCTGTAGGCTCAGCCAGTACGGGCGCGGCTACGCACCAGGTGGTTGTGCTCCAAATTGACGGGGCTGTCTCTCCTCCTCTCGCCGACTACCTCGACCGTGGTATCACCAAAGCAGAAGAAATTGGTGCAGAGGCTGTCATCATTACCATGGACACACCCGGAGGCTTGCTATCCTCCACAGAAGACATAGTGAACCGCATCACCAGCGCCAAGGTACCAGTGGTAGTGTACGTTGATCCCTGGGCTGGTTCAGCGGGAACCTTCATCACCATTGCTGCTCACGTAGCGGCTATGGCACCAGGCAGCGTGATTGGTGCCGCTAGCCCAGTAAGTGGCAGTGGCGAAGAGATATCGGAGACCATGAAGAAGAAGGTGACGCAACATACGGCAGCCTGGATCGAGAGTATTGCCGAAAGTCGTGGCCGTAATAAGAAAGCCGCCATAGCTGCCGTAGCAGAAGCTGCCTCCTATACCGATCAGGAAGCTCTGGGACTGGACGAGATCGAGAACTGGAAAGAACTGGGACTTGATTCCAGCTTGCTTGACCCGCCTCTTGTTGACCTGGGGGCTTACAACCTGACGGACCTCCTGGAGAAACTTGACGGAAGAGAGGTGACCCTTCAAAGCGGCAGGGTGGTAACGCTCCGTACCCAAAACGCCTTTGTCAATTATGTCAAGATGACCACTATCGAACGCTTCCTCTATGCCATAAGCGATGCTAACATCGCTTATATCCTCTTGAGCATTGGTATGCTTGGCATCATGATAGAGCTATTTCACCCTGGGATTGTCCTTCCTGGGGCGACTGGTGCGATTTGCCTTTCCTTCTCTATCTATGCTCTGGGCGTGCTTGAGGCCAACTGGGCCGGAATATTACTGATGGTCCTCGCCTTTGGCCTCTTTGTGGCCGAGGCCTTCACCCCCACCTTCGGGCTGTTCACCGCAGGGGGGGTGGCCGCTTTGGTCATGGGCTCCTTTATGTTGTTTAGCGGCAGTCCTTTTTCGATACACCCGGGACTTATTGCCGGGGTGGTGATTTTCTTCACTGCTGGTGCTGTCTTCATCATCACCGCCATCGTAATGGCGCACCGGCGCCGTATCACCACTGGTCGGGAAGGTATGATAGGGCAAACGGGGGTGGCACTGACTCCGCTTGACCCTAAAGGGACCATCCTCATTGAGGGAGAGCGTTGGAATGCTGTATCAGAAGATGTTATAATTGAGGTCGGCGAGGAGGTGGTGGTGACCGAGGTCGAGGGGCTGACATTAAAGGTAACCAAAAAACAAGCAGGAGGTGAAAAATGGTAGCAGCTATATGGGCTATTGTTGCCATATTTGTATTGCTGATTTTCATATTGCCAGCGGCCCTTAAAGTAGTCGCTCAATATGAACGGGGCGTCATTCTGCGCTTGGGACGATTCATCGGCATCAAAGAGCCAGGGCTTCGGATTATCATCCCCTTTGTTGATCGATTGGTGAGGGTCGATACACGCGTAGTGACCATGGATGTTCCGGAACAGGAAATAATCACCCGAGATAACGTGACCGTCACAGTGAATGCAGTGGTGTATCTAAGGGTGATAAACCCCGAGGACGCCGTGCTCAAGGTGGCTGACTATATCCGGGCCACTTCGCTTATCTCACAGACAACACTGCGTAGTGTTCTGGGGCAATCTGAGATGGATGAGTTGCTGGGGGAACGGGATAAGATCAATGCCAGACTGCAAAAGATTGTCGACGAACAGACTGATCCCTGGGGAGTAAAGGTTAGCTCCGTGGAGGTCAAAGATGTGACGTTACCGGCTGGGATGCAAAGGGCTATGGCAGCACAGGCTGAGGCGGAAAGAGACAGACGGGCCAAGGTTGTCCACGCTGAGGGAGAATTACAGGCTTCGGAAAAGCTGGCCCAGGCTGCTGCTGTCCTAGCTACCCAGCCTGCCGCAATTCAACTCCGCTATCTGGGAACTCTTAAAGAGATTGCCACTGAGCGCACTAACATGGTCATCTTCCCCCTGCCACTGGATTTGCTCAGCGCCTTCTTGGGAAGAAGTTCTTCCAACAAGACTTAGCAGATTATCAAGAACACGGCTGACTGGTAGTAAGACAAACCTAGACCCTCTTCATGAGCACCGCAGGGAGGGGTGACTCCCCTCCCCGCGACCTCAATACCCTCGCGACGAAGAATAGAAGGTCCGTGCCAGAACCGACCTCACCCGACAAGTATTTTCAGGAGGAAGGCCACCACAGGACGGTGTAGACACCTAAACGGTCATCTCAACCATGAGTCCATGCCCATAGCCAGAAAGAGCAGGCCCAAATAGGGGAAGGCAGACAGCTTGTATACCTTCCAGGCTTCGTGCGAGGCACGGGTGATTATCAGACGGGAATTGGCATAGAACATCAGAATACCTAGAACGGCGGCCACTGCCAGATAAAGCCAGCCCAAGTCGCTGCTGAAGTAGACAGCGATGGACAGTGCCAAGAGAGGCAGCGAAAGCAAGAAGAGCAGCTTCACGGCCACCCTGGTTTCTCTGCTCAGAGGAAAGTAACGCACGCCGCCTCCAATGTAATCATCGCGGTTCGCCAGCATCACACTCCACACATGTATAGGCACCCAGATAAAGATCAACAGGCAGAGGAAGAGCAGAGGGAGGTCAAATTCGGGTCTGAAGGCAAACCAGGCGATGGCCACCGGCGAGCAGCTTGCCACTGCCCCGAAGAAGGGACACACTACCGTTTTCCGCCGGCTTAAGGCAAACAGGGTTCCTACTAGGCCGGCGGCAAAGCACAGGGGATGAAGGAACCATGCCAGACCCAGGGAAACTGCCGTGAGTGTTGCAGCCAACGCTAGAGCTTTCTCAGGCCGATCAATGCGCCGGGAAGGCAGCGAGCGGTGTTTTGTCCTCTGCATTCGAGCGTCAACTTCGCGATCCAGGTAATTGGTCAATCCATTGACACCGCCGCAGCCTAGACCCACAGTTACCAGTGTAAGAACGAGACGCCCCGATGATGGGGTGCCTCCCGCTGCTACCACGGCAGCACAAAGACTGATAAATACAAGTAAACTGGTCTCCCGAGGCTTCAAGACCTCGATATAGGCCCAGGTCTTGCTAGCCATCCCAGTTCCCCGGTAACAACCGATATCGTTCCCAGACCAACGGATCTCGAAAGTCGTGCTACTACGGCTGCCCGTACTTCTCCCGTAAGACCCTCTTGAGCACCTTGCCCATCGGATTGCGTGGGAGCTCGTTCACGAACACCACCGATCGCGGCCTCTTAAAGCTAGACAGCTTCTGCCGGCAGTGTTCGATTATCTCCTCAGCAGTGGCCGTCTGCCCTTTCTTGAGAACCACTATGGCTCTGGGCTCTTGCCCCCAGTCCGGGTCAGGTAT harbors:
- a CDS encoding glycyl radical protein encodes the protein MDAAIKELKENVCIKAVKGLYRGRERIDMDAGYRSEVKVCLERARLITESYKETEGEPMVLRRAKALKKILENMTIYIQPKERLVGNMASDPHSLPLYPELAWRWLEKALDNEYQHLLDDAGKKELKELHKYWKKISVHGMERNLVPDSVKPYTAYTPVTVFSYTWDMVLPNYEKILRVGLKGIIQEAKEKLKEIEADPDIDARDYLEQKRFLEAAIISLEATINFSKRYAALAREKAKTAKDPQEKKRLEKLADICDWVPENPAGTLHEAMQCFFLIHLIVGFLELPSVGCGVRLDKIMYPYYKKDIEEGRTIREEALNLVESLWIKFEEMGFIHPPRLFGSAGGGLAWQNITLGGVDQEGNDVSNEMSHIILDATKELHSVQPPLCFRYHDRIPKDLVLRAIDTQRTGVAQPAFFNDKMMIPYLLGKGIPLEDARDYAISNCMSWIIPGKSMVYRQGMGMFSFPNCMMLALNQGVDWLSGQPVGYPTPDPLTFKSIDDIMEAIFQQYNFFLEKQVYIHNISDALYEEYLPRPLISALIDDGIEMAADCRKWYYFHRNYVMPSGVNNVTDSLAAIKKFVFEQKKITMAELLDALKKNFEGKEGLRQMLLGAPKFGNDDDYVDGIAQELHFHITRETQRFSTYYGYPYDVDGTNAAMGYFLGVDVAATPDGRKAKEPLHDGSVSPVQGQDKKGPSAVLNSVGKIDPLLSCNHLFNQRFAPQFLEGENKEIFAQYLKTWSDLGIHHIQFNVIDPKTLRDAQQHPEKHADLIVRVAGYAAYFVDLTKSLQDDIIARTEQSFT
- a CDS encoding nodulation protein NfeD; translation: MKGLHGFGMRYNTLFFFLFIVVLSLALLAVGSASTGAATHQVVVLQIDGAVSPPLADYLDRGITKAEEIGAEAVIITMDTPGGLLSSTEDIVNRITSAKVPVVVYVDPWAGSAGTFITIAAHVAAMAPGSVIGAASPVSGSGEEISETMKKKVTQHTAAWIESIAESRGRNKKAAIAAVAEAASYTDQEALGLDEIENWKELGLDSSLLDPPLVDLGAYNLTDLLEKLDGREVTLQSGRVVTLRTQNAFVNYVKMTTIERFLYAISDANIAYILLSIGMLGIMIELFHPGIVLPGATGAICLSFSIYALGVLEANWAGILLMVLAFGLFVAEAFTPTFGLFTAGGVAALVMGSFMLFSGSPFSIHPGLIAGVVIFFTAGAVFIITAIVMAHRRRITTGREGMIGQTGVALTPLDPKGTILIEGERWNAVSEDVIIEVGEEVVVTEVEGLTLKVTKKQAGGEKW
- a CDS encoding slipin family protein; this encodes MVAAIWAIVAIFVLLIFILPAALKVVAQYERGVILRLGRFIGIKEPGLRIIIPFVDRLVRVDTRVVTMDVPEQEIITRDNVTVTVNAVVYLRVINPEDAVLKVADYIRATSLISQTTLRSVLGQSEMDELLGERDKINARLQKIVDEQTDPWGVKVSSVEVKDVTLPAGMQRAMAAQAEAERDRRAKVVHAEGELQASEKLAQAAAVLATQPAAIQLRYLGTLKEIATERTNMVIFPLPLDLLSAFLGRSSSNKT